GCCGAGAAGGTGCGCCCGTGAGGAATGCGGTGCGGGCCGCATTCGACCCAGTTCTTGGCAGACAGGCCGGCCGCCGGCAAGCCAGTGAAGCAGTTGCCGTAATGGTCCACGTAGATCACGCGCGCGACAGGCCCGGGCGCGAGCAGCACGTCCAGGGTGGGCGCGGGTTGCAGGTCTTCTGTGGCCAGGGTCTGACGTGCCAGGCGCGCGGCCATGGGCGCGAACAGATCACGGCCATGGAAGCTCACCGAGAGTTGCGATGGCTGCCAGGTGATGTGCCAGATGCGCCGTTCCCGCGCGCGGCTCATCACCACGGACATTAGGCCATTGTCGGGCCCGACGAACCAGCGGCCATCCGCCTGCACCACCGCTGGCCGGCGACTGCCCCCTACACCCGGGTCTACCACCGCCAGACAGACATCGCCCACGGCAAAGCGTGACGCCAGGGCGGCGAGCAAATGGGCGCCGGCCTCGATGTCATAGGCGGGCACTTCATGGAGCAGGTCGATCACGGGAATGCCAGGCGCCTGCTGGGCAAACACCGCTTTGACCTGCCCCACGTAGAGGTCGCTGGCACCGAAATCCGTGAACAGAAACACACTCATGCTCAGCTCCTGCAAGGCACGCGCCGGCGAGGACCCATGAAAAAAACCGGGCTTACACCCGGTTTTTTCCTGACCGGCCCTGCGTGGGCCCCTTTTACTCGGCAGCGCCTTCCGGCGTGGCTTTGGCCGCCGTCTCGGGCCGGTCCAGAAGCTCTACGTAAGCCATGGGCGCATTGTCTCCCTGGCGGAAGCCACACTTGAGAATGCGCAGATAACCGCCCGGGCGGTTGCGATAGCGCGGCCCCAGTTCATCGAACAGCTTCACCACCATCTCCCGGTCACGGAGGCGGTTGAAAGCCAGGCGGCGATTGGCTAGCGTCGGCTTCTTCCCGAGGGTGATGAGCGGCTCGGCCACGCGGCGCAGTTCCTTGGCCTTGGGCAGCGTGGTCTTGATGACCTCGTGCCGCAGCAGCGAGTTAGTCATGTTGCGCAGCATGGCCAGGCGGTGGCTGCTGGTTCGGTTCAGTTTGCGGTTGCCTAGACGGTGACGCATGATTGCCTATCCTTGTGGGTATCTGCTTACTTGCCGTGATGCTCAAGCCCAGGCGGCGGCCAATTCTCTAGGCGCATGCCGAGGGTGAGCCCTTTGGAAGCAAGCACGTCCTTGATCTCGTTGAGGGACTTGCGGCCTAGGTTGGGCGTTTTGAGCAGTTCGGTCTCGGTCCGTTGGATCAGATCACCGATGTAGTAGATGTTCTCCGCCTTCAGACAATTGGCGGAACGCACGGTGAGCTCCAGATCGTCCACCGGACGCAGCAGGATGGGATCGATGGCCGGCGCACGGGGCGCCTCGGTGACGCTGGGCGTGCCCTTCAGTTCGGCAAACACGGACAGCTGGTCCATGAGGATGCGCGCGGCGTAGCGCACGGCTTCCTCCGGATCCACCACGCCGTTGGTTTCGATGTCCATGACCAGCTTGTCCAGGTCGGTGCGCTGTTCCACACGCGCGCTTTCCACGGAGTAACTCACGCGACGCACCGGGCTGAAGGACGCATCCATCATGATGGTGCCGATGGTGTGTTCCTGCTCCTCGATACGGCGCGACGCCACGGGCTGATAGCCCCGCCCCTGCTCCACCTTGAGCTCCATGCTAAGCTCGGTGTTGCCTGTAATGTGAGCGATGACATGGTCTGGATTGATGATTTCCACGTCGTGGGTCGCCTGGATGTCGCCAGCAGTGACTACACCCTTGCCTTTCTTCATCAGGCGCAGCGTCGCCTCGCTACGATTGTGCAGCTTGAGGGCCACCCCCTTGAGGTTGAGCAGGATGTCGACCACGTCCTCCTGCACGCCTTCGATGGCGGAATACTCGTGCAACACGCCATCGATTCTCACCTGGGTGATGGCATAACCGGGCATGGAGGAGAGCAGGATGCGGCGCAGGGCGTTGCCCAGCGTATGCCCGTAACCGCGCTCGAACGGCTCCATCACGACGCGGGCGCGCAGCGGCGACAGTTGCTCCACATCGACGACACGCGGCTTCAGGAATTCGGTAGCGCTGCTTTGCATGGATGGGTCCTCGTAGCTTTAGCGAGCTCCCGGACACTCTAGGCCCGGGAAGCCATGTCCTGAGAAGCGGTTACTTCGAGTAAAGCTCGATCACGAGATGCTCATTGATGGTGGCCGGCAGATCGGAACGGGCGGGCAGCGACTTGAACGTGCCCTTCAGCGCCTTAGTATCCACCGACACCCACTCCGGAAAGCCTCGGCCCTCCGCGGCTTCCACGGCGGCTTTGATGCGCAGCTGGTTCTTGGCACGATCCGCCACCTCGATCACGTCACCCGGACGCACGAGATAGGAGGGGATGTTCACGCGCTTGCCGTTCACCAGGATGCCGTTATGCCGCACCACCTGGCGCGCCTCGGCACGGGAGGCGCCGAAACCCATGCGATAGACCACGTTGTCGAGGCGACTCTCCAGTAGCTGCAGCAGGTTCTCGCCGGTGATGCCCTTGCGCCGGTCGGCCTCGAAATAATAGCCGCGGAACTGGCGTTCCAGCACGCCGTAGACGCGACGCATCTTCTGCTTCTCGCGCAGCTGTTTGCCGTAGTCGGACAGGCGCGCGCCGCTGCGCTGACCATGCTGACCGGGGGCGTAGCTCCGGCGCTCGATGGCACACTTGTCGGTGAAGCACTTCTCACCCTTAAGGAACAGCTTTTCGCCCTCGCGGCGGCACTGGCGGCACTTGGGATCGGTATTACGGGCCACGGTGATTCTCCTAGCTTAGATGCGGCGCTTCTTCGGAGGACGGCAGCCATTGTGCGGCACCGGCGTCACATCCGCGATCTGGGTGATCTTGAAGCCGACGGCATTGAGCGCACGCACCGCAGATTCGCGCCCGGGCCCCGGCCCCTTGATGCGCACCTCCAGATTCTTCACGCCGTACTCCTGGGCCGCTTTGCCGGCCGCCTCGGCCGCCACCTGGGCAGCAAAGGGCGTGCTCTTGCGCGAGCCCTTGAAGCCGACACCGCCGGCGGTGGCCCAGGCCAAGGCATTGCCTTGACGGTCGGTGATAGTCACGATGGTGTTGTTGAAGGAAGCGTGGATGTGGGCAATGCCCTCGGCCACGTTTTTCTTGACCTTCTTGCGCACCCGGGTGGTGGTCTTGGTTGCCATGGCTGAAATCGTCCTTTAGTGCTGGCTGCGGCTGGCGTTACTTGCTGGCACGGATGGCCTTGCGTGGACCCTTGCGAGTGCGCGCGTTGGTGCGCGTACGTTGCCCGCGCACCGGCAGGCCGCGCCGGTGCCGCTGGCCACGGTAGCAGCCGAGGTCCATCAAACGCTTGATGTTCATAGTCACTTCGCGCCGCAGGTCGCCTTCCACCGTGTACTTGCCCACCTCGTCACGCAGACGATCCAAGTCGCTGTCGTTGAGATCCTTGATCTTGGTGGCGGGATTCACGCCCGCCGCCTCACAAATCTTGCGCGCGCGCGAGCGGCCGATGCCATAGATCGCGGTCAACGCGATCACGGCGTGCTGGTGGTTGGGGATGTTTACCCCGGCGATACGGGCCATTCCGTTACTCCTTGCAGAAAGCTTTCCGCAAACCGAAAACTGCTAAGTTTAACAATAAAGCAGAGGCCTATCAAGCAACCGGCATCAGCCCTGACGCTGCTTGTGACGGGGGTCGGCGCAGATCACCCGCACCACGCCCTTGCGCCGCACGATCTTGCATTTGCGGCAAATTTTCTTGACCGATGCTTGCACTCGCATGTTGGTTCTCCTGTTTCGTTCCTGCCGGGCCGCTTGGGCGAACCGGCCCGATTCACTTGGCGCGGTAGATGATGCGGCCGCGGGTCAGGTCGTAGGGTGTGAGCTCCACGGTCACCTTGTCCCCGGGCAGGATGCGGATGTAATGCATGCGCATCTTGCCCGAGATATAGCCCAGTATCACGTGGCCGTTTTCCAGTTTGACCCGGAACGTCGCGTTGGGGAGGTTCTCCAGCACCTCACCCTGCATCTCGATCGTGTCTTCCTTGGCCATACAACCGCCGCTATCGCCTAGCGCACCAGACCACCCTTGAAATTGGCCTTCTTGAGCAGGCTTTCATACTGGTGGCTCAGCATGTAGGCCTGGACTTGGGCCATGAAGTCCATGGTCACCACCACGATGATCAGAAGCGACGTGCCACCGAAATAAAAGGGCACGTTGTACTTCAGGATCAAAAATTCGGGCAGCAGGCACACCAGGGTAATGTAGAGCGCCCCCACCAGGGTCAGCCGCATGGTGATTTTCTCGATGTAGCGCGCGGTCTGCTCGCCCGGCCGGATACCAGGCAGGAAGGCGCCACTCTTTTTCAGATTCTCCGCGGTCTCCTTGGGGTTGAACACCAAGGCCGTGTAGAAGAAGCAGAAAAAGATGATCGCCGCGGCATACAGCATCACGTACAACGGTTGCCCCGGCGATAGCGCGCCGGCGATGTCCTTTAGCCAGAGCAGTTTGTCACTCTGACCGAACCAGCCTGCCAGCGTCGCCGGAAACAGAATGATGCTGGACGCGAAAATCGGCGGGATCACCCCCGACATGTTCAGCTTCAACGGCAGATGCGTGCTCTGGCCGGCATAGATCCGGTTGCCCACCTGGCGCTTGGCATAGTTCACCGTGATCTTGCGCTGGCCCCGTTCCACGAACACCACGAGGTAAGTGACCAGCACCACGCCGGCGAAGATCGACAACGCCAGCGGGATGGAGAAGGCTCCGGTTCGCACGAGATCCAGCGTACCGCCGATAGCCCGCGGCAGGCCGGCAACGATGCCCGCGAAGATGATCAGCGAAATACCATTGCCGATCCCCCGCTCGGTGATCTGTTCCCCCAGCCACATCAGGAACATGGTCCCAGCAGTAAGCGTGATCACGGTGGTGATGCGAAACATGAACCCCGGTTCCAGCACCAGCCCCTGTTGCGATTCCAGGGCGATGGCTATCCCCAGCGACTGAAAGAAAGCCAGCGCCACCGTACCATAGCGGGTGTACTGGGTGATCTTGCGCCGACCCGCTTCTCCTTCTTTCTTGAGCGCTTCCAACTGCGGCGACACCACCGTCAAAAGCTGCATGATGATGGACGCCGAAATGTAGGGCATGATGCCCAGTGCCAGCACCGAAAAGCGTGACAACGCGCCCCCGGAGAACATGTTGAACATACCCAGGATGCCGCTTTGCTGGCCTTCGAACAGGGCTTTGAGTTGTTCCGGATCGATGCCCGGTACCGGGATATGGGTGCCGATACGGAACACCACCAGCGCGCCCAAAAGGAACAGCAGGCGCCGCTTCAGGTCGCCCAGCTTGGCACCCGCGAGGGCGCCGGCTACACCACTGGCGAGGGCCAAGGGCGCTCCTATTCGACGATCTTGCCGCCCGCAGCCTCGATGGCCGCGCGCGCACCTTTGGTAACACCCACGCCCTGCACGGTGAGGGCGCGGTCGATGCGACCGGATAGCACGATCTTGGCCGCCGACGCTCGCGCCGGCACCAAGCCCGCTTGTTTCAGACTCAGCAAGTCCACCTGGTCGCCGGGCAGTTGTTTCAGCGCATAGAGCATCACTTCGGCGACCTCACCGTTGCTAGGGGAGACAAAACCCCGCTTGGGCAGGCGACGCTGCAACGGCATTTGCCCGCCTTCGAAGCCCACCTTGTGGAAGCCACCGGCGCGCGACTTCTGACCCTTGTGCCCGCGGCCGCAGGTCTTGCCCAAACCGCTGCCGATGCCTCGACCGACACGTTTCTTGGCGTGGGTGGCGCCCGCGGCGGGTTTGATGGTGTTCAGTCGCATGTTCAGCCCTCACACTTCACCAGATACGACACCTTGTTAATCATGCCGCGCACCGCCGGTGTATCCTCCAGTTCCACTGTCTGATTGAGGCGGCGCAGACCCAGACCGCGCACGCACTCACGATGGGACCGGATGGTGCCGATCGTGCTTTTCACCAGCGTGACTTTGATTTTCTTAGGAGTATTCGCCATGGCTTATCCCACGATCTCTTCCACGCGCTTGCCGCGTTTTGCCGCCACCTCCGCCGGCGTGGACTGCTTGAGCAAGCCATCCAGAGTGGCGCGCACCACGTTGTATGGATTGGTGGAGCCGATGCACTTGCACATCACGTCGGTCACGCCCATCACTTCGAACACCGCTCGCATAGCACCGCCCGCAATGATGCCGGTACCTTCGGAGGCAGGCTGCATGATTACCTTGGAAGCGCCATGATGACCGATCACGGCATGCTGCAGCGTCCCTTTCTTGAGGGGGATTTTGACCATGTTGCGTCGCGCCTCTTCCATGGCCTTCTGCACCGCCACCGGGACTTCCTTGGCCTTGCCCTTGCCCATGCCGATACCGCCATCGCCATCGCCGACCACCGTCAGCGCCGCAAAACCTAGGATGCGACCGCCCTTCACCACCTTGGTGACGCGGTTGACCGAGATCATTTTTTCCCGCAGGCCGTCGCCGCGCTCTTCCGTTTCCATTTTTGCCATGTTCTACCTCGATTAGAACTGCAGGCCGCCTTCGCGGGCCGCTTCCGCCAAGGCCTTGACACGCCCGTGATAGCGGAACCCGGAGCGGTCGAATGCCACCTTCTCGATCCCGAGTCGCTTGGCCCGTTCCGCGATCAGCTTGCCCACACGGGCAGCCGCAGCGATGTTGCCCCCGTTGGACAGCTCACTGCGCAAGCCCTTGTCGAGGGTGGAGGCCGATGCCAGCACCTTGCCACCACTGGGATCGATGATCTGCGCATAAATGTGACAATTGGTGCGATGCACCGCCAGCCGCACCGCCTTGAGCTCGGCGATTTTGGCACGGGTTTTGCGTGCGCGACGCAGACGAGCCTGTTTTTTGTCCATGATGTATGCCTCTTACTTCTTCTTGGTCTCTTTCAGGACCACCACTTCGTCCGCATAGCGCACGCCCTTGCCCTTGTAGGGTTCGGGCGGACGGTAGGCGCGAATCTCCGCGGCGACCTGGCCGACCACCTGTTTGTCCGCCCCCTTGAGGATGATTTCGGTCTGACTGGGGGTTTCCACTTTAACGCCCAGTGGCATCTTGTGCTCCACCGGATGAGAG
Above is a genomic segment from Thiobacter sp. AK1 containing:
- a CDS encoding SAM hydrolase/SAM-dependent halogenase family protein is translated as MSVFLFTDFGASDLYVGQVKAVFAQQAPGIPVIDLLHEVPAYDIEAGAHLLAALASRFAVGDVCLAVVDPGVGGSRRPAVVQADGRWFVGPDNGLMSVVMSRARERRIWHITWQPSQLSVSFHGRDLFAPMAARLARQTLATEDLQPAPTLDVLLAPGPVARVIYVDHYGNCFTGLPAAGLSAKNWVECGPHRIPHGRTFSAAPSGRPFWYGNSIGLVEIAVPKGHAAQTLGLKVGSVVRVL
- the rplQ gene encoding 50S ribosomal protein L17, translated to MRHRLGNRKLNRTSSHRLAMLRNMTNSLLRHEVIKTTLPKAKELRRVAEPLITLGKKPTLANRRLAFNRLRDREMVVKLFDELGPRYRNRPGGYLRILKCGFRQGDNAPMAYVELLDRPETAAKATPEGAAE
- a CDS encoding DNA-directed RNA polymerase subunit alpha; translated protein: MQSSATEFLKPRVVDVEQLSPLRARVVMEPFERGYGHTLGNALRRILLSSMPGYAITQVRIDGVLHEYSAIEGVQEDVVDILLNLKGVALKLHNRSEATLRLMKKGKGVVTAGDIQATHDVEIINPDHVIAHITGNTELSMELKVEQGRGYQPVASRRIEEQEHTIGTIMMDASFSPVRRVSYSVESARVEQRTDLDKLVMDIETNGVVDPEEAVRYAARILMDQLSVFAELKGTPSVTEAPRAPAIDPILLRPVDDLELTVRSANCLKAENIYYIGDLIQRTETELLKTPNLGRKSLNEIKDVLASKGLTLGMRLENWPPPGLEHHGK
- the rpsD gene encoding 30S ribosomal protein S4, producing MARNTDPKCRQCRREGEKLFLKGEKCFTDKCAIERRSYAPGQHGQRSGARLSDYGKQLREKQKMRRVYGVLERQFRGYYFEADRRKGITGENLLQLLESRLDNVVYRMGFGASRAEARQVVRHNGILVNGKRVNIPSYLVRPGDVIEVADRAKNQLRIKAAVEAAEGRGFPEWVSVDTKALKGTFKSLPARSDLPATINEHLVIELYSK
- the rpsK gene encoding 30S ribosomal protein S11, with product MATKTTTRVRKKVKKNVAEGIAHIHASFNNTIVTITDRQGNALAWATAGGVGFKGSRKSTPFAAQVAAEAAGKAAQEYGVKNLEVRIKGPGPGRESAVRALNAVGFKITQIADVTPVPHNGCRPPKKRRI
- the rpsM gene encoding 30S ribosomal protein S13, which codes for MARIAGVNIPNHQHAVIALTAIYGIGRSRARKICEAAGVNPATKIKDLNDSDLDRLRDEVGKYTVEGDLRREVTMNIKRLMDLGCYRGQRHRRGLPVRGQRTRTNARTRKGPRKAIRASK
- the rpmJ gene encoding 50S ribosomal protein L36 — translated: MRVQASVKKICRKCKIVRRKGVVRVICADPRHKQRQG
- the infA gene encoding translation initiation factor IF-1, which encodes MAKEDTIEMQGEVLENLPNATFRVKLENGHVILGYISGKMRMHYIRILPGDKVTVELTPYDLTRGRIIYRAK
- the secY gene encoding preprotein translocase subunit SecY — protein: MALASGVAGALAGAKLGDLKRRLLFLLGALVVFRIGTHIPVPGIDPEQLKALFEGQQSGILGMFNMFSGGALSRFSVLALGIMPYISASIIMQLLTVVSPQLEALKKEGEAGRRKITQYTRYGTVALAFFQSLGIAIALESQQGLVLEPGFMFRITTVITLTAGTMFLMWLGEQITERGIGNGISLIIFAGIVAGLPRAIGGTLDLVRTGAFSIPLALSIFAGVVLVTYLVVFVERGQRKITVNYAKRQVGNRIYAGQSTHLPLKLNMSGVIPPIFASSIILFPATLAGWFGQSDKLLWLKDIAGALSPGQPLYVMLYAAAIIFFCFFYTALVFNPKETAENLKKSGAFLPGIRPGEQTARYIEKITMRLTLVGALYITLVCLLPEFLILKYNVPFYFGGTSLLIIVVVTMDFMAQVQAYMLSHQYESLLKKANFKGGLVR
- the rplO gene encoding 50S ribosomal protein L15, whose translation is MRLNTIKPAAGATHAKKRVGRGIGSGLGKTCGRGHKGQKSRAGGFHKVGFEGGQMPLQRRLPKRGFVSPSNGEVAEVMLYALKQLPGDQVDLLSLKQAGLVPARASAAKIVLSGRIDRALTVQGVGVTKGARAAIEAAGGKIVE
- the rpmD gene encoding 50S ribosomal protein L30: MANTPKKIKVTLVKSTIGTIRSHRECVRGLGLRRLNQTVELEDTPAVRGMINKVSYLVKCEG
- the rpsE gene encoding 30S ribosomal protein S5, translated to MAKMETEERGDGLREKMISVNRVTKVVKGGRILGFAALTVVGDGDGGIGMGKGKAKEVPVAVQKAMEEARRNMVKIPLKKGTLQHAVIGHHGASKVIMQPASEGTGIIAGGAMRAVFEVMGVTDVMCKCIGSTNPYNVVRATLDGLLKQSTPAEVAAKRGKRVEEIVG
- the rplR gene encoding 50S ribosomal protein L18, producing the protein MDKKQARLRRARKTRAKIAELKAVRLAVHRTNCHIYAQIIDPSGGKVLASASTLDKGLRSELSNGGNIAAAARVGKLIAERAKRLGIEKVAFDRSGFRYHGRVKALAEAAREGGLQF